A genomic window from Aestuariirhabdus litorea includes:
- a CDS encoding UDP-glucose 4-epimerase family protein codes for MRELSNILLTGATGFVGYYLLGQLADRERIKVEVALRSDRDFDHCLSHAVGDFADKTCWSNALTDKQVVIHAAARAHIMKDEAADPLAEYRRVNVAGTLNLARQAAAAGVKRFIFISSIKVNGERTLGNARFTHLDIPAPEDAYGVSKAEAESGLLALAEETGLEVVIIRPPLVYGPGVKANFASLLNLVNKGTPLPFGAITSNRRSLVSVHNLVDLIITCIDHPKAANKIFLVSDDHDLSTAQMIDEMSRALGVSKRNFPLPLWIFDLAGKVLRKEAVVARLTGSLSLDISYTKETLGWTPPQSVASGFKETAISFNEIMGSQ; via the coding sequence ATGAGGGAGCTATCAAATATACTGCTGACCGGCGCGACAGGGTTTGTTGGCTATTATCTGTTGGGGCAGTTAGCTGATCGTGAAAGGATTAAAGTTGAAGTCGCGCTGCGTTCAGATAGAGACTTTGATCACTGTCTCTCACACGCTGTTGGCGATTTCGCTGATAAGACTTGTTGGTCAAACGCCTTAACCGATAAACAAGTCGTCATCCACGCTGCCGCCCGTGCCCACATCATGAAAGACGAAGCGGCAGATCCCTTGGCTGAATATCGCAGGGTCAATGTCGCTGGCACTCTTAACCTTGCCCGCCAGGCCGCTGCGGCCGGTGTGAAACGTTTTATCTTTATCAGCTCCATCAAGGTAAACGGTGAACGGACCTTGGGTAATGCACGTTTTACCCATTTGGATATCCCCGCACCGGAAGATGCCTACGGTGTATCCAAGGCCGAGGCAGAGTCGGGCTTGCTTGCATTGGCTGAAGAGACGGGTCTGGAGGTGGTTATCATCAGGCCTCCATTGGTCTATGGCCCAGGGGTGAAAGCAAATTTTGCGTCTCTGTTGAATCTGGTGAACAAAGGTACTCCTTTGCCTTTTGGTGCTATTACCTCGAACCGGCGCAGCCTGGTTTCAGTTCACAATCTGGTTGATTTAATTATCACCTGTATTGATCACCCCAAGGCGGCTAATAAAATCTTCCTGGTCTCCGATGATCATGATCTTTCTACCGCCCAAATGATCGATGAAATGTCACGTGCTTTGGGTGTATCCAAGCGTAATTTCCCGCTACCACTCTGGATTTTCGACCTGGCAGGTAAAGTGTTGCGCAAGGAAGCAGTGGTTGCACGTTTGACCGGTTCGCTCTCTCTCGATATTTCGTACACCAAAGAGACCTTGGGGTGGACTCCTCCACAAAGCGTTGCCAGTGGTTTTAAAGAGACCGCCATTTCTTTCAATGAAATTATGGGTTCACAATAA
- the tviB gene encoding Vi polysaccharide biosynthesis UDP-N-acetylglucosamine C-6 dehydrogenase TviB — MEYLNLSIDFNYNIAIIGLGYVGLPLAVEFGKQYPTLGFDINTARLAELQRGHDSTLEVGDDELAEAQYLSYTSTLEDLKACNVFIVTVPTPINEHKQPDLTPLIKASEIIAKVLKQGDIVIYESTVYPGATEEDCVPVLERVSGLTFNKDFFCGYSPERINPGDKEHRVTTILKVTSGSTPEVAETVDQLYRSIITAGTHKASSIKVAEAAKVIENTQRDVNIGLINELALIFNKLGIDTEEVLKAAGTKWNFLPFRPGLVGGHCIGVDPYYLTHKAQAVGYHPDIILAGRRLNDGMGAYVASQLVKGMLRKRIQVEDSRVLLMGLTFKENCPDLRNTKVVDIVSELRDYGVQVDCYDPWINPQEAQHEYAITPIHEPKSGDYDAVVIAVAHKQFADMGASEIRALGKPVHVLYDLKYILPADASDLRL; from the coding sequence ATGGAGTATCTCAATTTGAGTATCGATTTCAATTATAATATTGCCATCATTGGCCTCGGCTACGTCGGCTTGCCCCTCGCGGTCGAATTTGGCAAACAATACCCAACTTTGGGTTTTGATATTAATACTGCACGTCTGGCTGAGCTTCAGCGAGGTCATGACAGTACGCTGGAAGTAGGCGATGATGAGCTGGCAGAAGCTCAGTACCTCTCCTACACCAGCACGCTTGAAGATCTCAAAGCCTGCAATGTGTTTATCGTAACCGTACCAACCCCCATTAATGAGCATAAGCAACCGGACCTTACACCGCTGATCAAGGCTAGCGAGATTATTGCCAAAGTGCTCAAGCAGGGTGATATCGTTATTTACGAATCCACCGTCTACCCCGGTGCAACCGAGGAGGATTGTGTGCCGGTGCTGGAGAGGGTATCGGGTCTCACCTTCAATAAGGACTTTTTCTGTGGTTACAGCCCTGAGCGTATTAATCCAGGCGACAAGGAGCATCGCGTTACGACCATCCTTAAGGTAACTTCCGGTTCAACACCCGAAGTGGCGGAAACCGTTGATCAGCTTTACCGTTCCATTATTACCGCCGGTACCCACAAGGCCAGCTCCATTAAGGTGGCAGAGGCCGCCAAGGTGATCGAGAACACCCAGCGTGATGTGAATATTGGTCTTATCAATGAATTGGCCTTGATTTTTAACAAACTCGGTATCGATACCGAAGAGGTGTTGAAAGCCGCCGGTACCAAGTGGAATTTCCTGCCGTTTCGCCCTGGTCTGGTGGGCGGTCATTGCATAGGTGTTGATCCCTATTACCTTACCCATAAGGCTCAGGCCGTCGGCTACCATCCTGATATCATCTTGGCTGGTCGCCGTTTGAATGATGGCATGGGCGCCTATGTGGCCAGCCAGTTGGTCAAGGGAATGTTGAGAAAACGCATTCAGGTTGAGGACTCCCGTGTATTGCTCATGGGTCTTACCTTCAAGGAAAATTGCCCGGACCTTCGCAATACAAAAGTGGTTGATATCGTCAGCGAGTTGCGGGACTACGGTGTTCAGGTAGATTGCTACGATCCCTGGATTAATCCACAGGAAGCCCAGCATGAGTACGCCATCACTCCTATTCATGAACCAAAATCGGGTGATTACGATGCAGTGGTGATTGCTGTGGCGCATAAGCAGTTTGCCGATATGGGGGCTAGTGAGATCCGTGCCCTTGGTAAGCCAGTACATGTACTCTATGACCTGAAATACATTCTTCCGGCTGATGCCAGCGACCTGCGCTTGTAA
- a CDS encoding glycosyltransferase family 4 protein yields MAIRPKVVLFVVNAPEFFLSHRFPLAVAAQSAGYEVHVATADGADVAHIQASGFTHHVVPFARSGQNPLNELTTLWCLLSLSRRLKPDLMHLITIKPVLYGGIAARVAGIKAVVSAVSGLGTVFMAESKSARVRRWLVTGLYRSAFKQRRLAVIFQNPDDRDTLLSLGALTQNQVRMIRGSGVVLEDYPCVPEPEGVPVVVMAARLLKDKGVFEFVEAARLIKQRGVQIVVRLIGSPDPGNPTSVTQQELDQWADESGIELLGYRNDIARQYAGASIVCLPSYREGLPKSLVEAAACGRAVVTTDVPGCRDAITPGETGILVPVKDPVALADAIQTLAENRTLRLKMGLAGRNLAETEFAIEKIVEQHMGIYQELINP; encoded by the coding sequence TTGGCTATCCGACCTAAAGTTGTTCTGTTCGTGGTGAATGCGCCGGAATTTTTTCTGTCTCACCGTTTTCCGTTGGCCGTTGCTGCACAGAGTGCGGGTTATGAAGTGCATGTGGCAACCGCTGACGGCGCTGATGTAGCTCACATTCAAGCTAGCGGATTTACCCACCATGTAGTGCCTTTTGCACGAAGTGGCCAGAATCCTTTGAATGAATTGACTACTCTTTGGTGCTTGCTTAGTCTCTCTCGACGACTAAAGCCGGACTTGATGCACCTTATCACGATCAAGCCTGTGCTCTATGGCGGTATTGCCGCGAGAGTAGCAGGTATAAAAGCTGTCGTTAGCGCTGTTTCTGGGTTGGGGACGGTTTTTATGGCTGAATCGAAATCTGCAAGGGTACGTCGATGGTTGGTAACCGGCTTGTATCGCTCTGCATTTAAGCAGAGGCGCTTGGCGGTTATTTTTCAAAACCCGGATGATCGTGATACTTTGCTTTCTCTTGGAGCCCTAACGCAAAATCAGGTGCGCATGATTCGAGGTTCAGGGGTTGTCCTCGAGGACTATCCGTGTGTGCCGGAACCTGAGGGTGTCCCCGTAGTAGTGATGGCGGCGCGCTTGCTCAAGGATAAAGGTGTATTTGAGTTTGTTGAGGCAGCAAGGCTGATTAAGCAGCGTGGTGTGCAAATAGTCGTGCGATTGATCGGTTCCCCCGACCCTGGTAATCCTACCAGTGTGACTCAGCAGGAGCTGGATCAGTGGGCTGATGAAAGTGGTATTGAGTTATTAGGTTATCGCAATGATATAGCTAGGCAGTATGCGGGTGCTAGCATTGTTTGCCTTCCATCATATCGAGAAGGTTTACCAAAGAGTTTGGTTGAGGCTGCTGCCTGCGGGCGTGCGGTTGTGACTACGGATGTGCCAGGGTGCAGGGATGCCATTACTCCTGGTGAAACTGGGATCTTGGTGCCGGTTAAAGATCCAGTTGCACTGGCTGATGCCATTCAAACTTTGGCAGAGAATCGAACGTTGCGCCTGAAAATGGGGCTTGCTGGCAGGAATTTGGCTGAAACTGAATTTGCGATTGAGAAGATTGTAGAGCAACACATGGGGATTTATCAGGAGCTTATCAACCCATGA
- a CDS encoding NAD-dependent epimerase/dehydratase family protein, protein MMTAYSQLLETLPDDPKVWLITGVAGFIGSNLLEHLLKLNQRVVGLDNFATGHRHNLDEVERMVSPQQWPGFTFLEGDIRNLEDCQRACSGVDYVLHQAALGSVPRSINDPITSNATNICGFLNMLVAARDAGVKSFTYAASSSTYGDHPALPKVEENIGKPLSPYAVTKYVNELYADVFAKTYSFNTIGLRYFNVFGKRQDPNGAYAAVIPKWTAAMIQGDDVFINGDGETSRDFCFIENAVQANLLAATADSKAKNEVYNVAVGDRTTLNDLFNALQAALKENGKPYKNSPVYRDFRVGDVRHSQADISKAASMLGYAPVYPIMDGIAKAMPWYIENAG, encoded by the coding sequence ATGATGACTGCCTATTCTCAATTACTTGAAACTCTACCAGACGACCCCAAAGTCTGGCTGATCACCGGTGTGGCCGGTTTTATCGGATCAAATCTGCTGGAACACTTGCTGAAGCTCAACCAGCGAGTGGTAGGTCTGGATAATTTTGCCACCGGTCACCGGCACAACCTTGATGAAGTTGAGCGAATGGTAAGCCCACAGCAATGGCCCGGGTTTACTTTTTTAGAAGGTGATATCCGTAATCTGGAAGATTGTCAGCGAGCCTGTAGTGGGGTGGATTATGTGCTGCATCAGGCCGCGCTCGGATCGGTTCCGCGCTCCATTAATGATCCGATCACGAGTAATGCCACCAATATCTGTGGCTTTTTGAATATGCTGGTGGCTGCTCGTGATGCCGGTGTGAAGAGCTTTACTTACGCGGCCAGCAGTTCAACCTACGGCGATCATCCGGCACTGCCCAAGGTTGAAGAAAATATTGGCAAGCCACTCTCACCCTACGCGGTGACAAAATATGTCAACGAGCTTTATGCCGATGTGTTTGCCAAAACCTATAGCTTCAATACTATTGGTCTTCGCTATTTTAATGTGTTCGGTAAACGCCAGGATCCCAATGGGGCCTATGCCGCCGTTATCCCGAAATGGACCGCTGCAATGATTCAGGGGGATGATGTTTTTATCAACGGGGATGGTGAAACCAGCCGCGACTTCTGTTTTATCGAAAATGCAGTCCAAGCCAATCTATTGGCAGCTACAGCAGATTCTAAGGCGAAAAATGAGGTTTACAACGTGGCAGTGGGTGATCGTACTACCCTGAACGATCTTTTTAATGCTCTTCAAGCCGCGTTGAAGGAAAATGGTAAGCCCTATAAGAACTCTCCGGTGTATCGTGATTTTCGTGTCGGTGATGTGCGTCACTCCCAAGCCGATATTAGTAAGGCTGCCAGCATGCTGGGTTATGCGCCTGTGTACCCCATTATGGATGGCATAGCCAAGGCGATGCCTTGGTATATTGAGAATGCGGGATAA
- a CDS encoding glycosyltransferase family 4 protein, producing MLVNVISSLKGGGAELLVREINKIYKKLGEDSCAIYFCGDQSELQEGEVVFGLNPRNPVNIFRVRRVLKNIISLSDEVVVVNVNLTWPFFYVVFACIGLRNLKLVYTEHSTNNKRRVFPIVRFLDRFFYSRYSRVICISNGVRQSLAKWVGPEIAKRLVTIPNGSRIYSLPERPLLDRRLPHLISVGSLSSRKNFATSISAIAQLKDEIETYTIIGEGPDRTRLQKIIQSEQLEYKVQLLGWSDVIESHLHAADIQLIPSLWEGFGLVAVEGMSTGLPVVASNVDGLREVLGDSTPSVTLVNQPTSVNEWVSAIRKAIVDIHSMGAHSLAQSSRQQAQKFTLDKMAQSYLEVFRQL from the coding sequence ATGTTGGTTAATGTTATTTCATCCTTGAAGGGTGGTGGTGCAGAGCTTCTTGTTAGGGAAATTAACAAAATATACAAAAAGCTTGGTGAGGATTCGTGTGCAATATATTTTTGTGGCGACCAGTCGGAGCTGCAAGAAGGTGAAGTTGTTTTTGGTTTAAATCCACGTAATCCTGTTAATATTTTTCGTGTGAGGAGGGTGTTAAAAAATATTATTTCGTTGTCTGATGAGGTTGTAGTTGTAAATGTTAACCTTACCTGGCCATTCTTTTATGTGGTGTTTGCATGTATAGGGTTGCGTAACTTGAAGCTTGTATATACTGAGCATAGCACTAATAATAAAAGAAGGGTGTTTCCAATAGTTAGGTTTTTAGACCGTTTTTTTTATTCTCGTTACTCTCGTGTTATTTGTATTAGTAATGGTGTTCGACAGTCTCTTGCTAAATGGGTAGGGCCTGAGATTGCCAAGCGTTTGGTGACTATTCCCAATGGTTCGCGGATCTACTCCCTGCCCGAAAGGCCTTTGCTAGATAGGCGGTTACCACATTTAATATCTGTAGGCTCACTCTCTTCTAGGAAGAACTTTGCTACATCAATCAGTGCCATTGCTCAGCTTAAGGATGAAATTGAAACTTACACTATCATTGGTGAAGGCCCAGACCGTACACGTCTTCAAAAGATCATTCAAAGCGAGCAATTGGAATATAAAGTACAGTTGCTGGGGTGGTCTGATGTCATAGAGTCACATCTGCATGCCGCTGATATCCAGCTTATCCCGTCCCTCTGGGAAGGCTTCGGTCTGGTGGCTGTGGAGGGTATGTCCACAGGTCTGCCCGTTGTTGCTTCCAACGTGGATGGCCTGCGAGAGGTATTGGGTGATTCAACCCCATCCGTTACTCTTGTGAATCAGCCAACGTCTGTTAATGAGTGGGTTTCTGCTATTCGTAAGGCGATAGTCGATATACATTCTATGGGGGCTCATAGCCTTGCTCAATCATCCAGGCAGCAGGCGCAAAAATTCACGTTGGATAAAATGGCTCAGAGTTATCTTGAAGTTTTCCGCCAATTATAA